The Ahaetulla prasina isolate Xishuangbanna chromosome 11, ASM2864084v1, whole genome shotgun sequence genome contains a region encoding:
- the HMGB3 gene encoding high mobility group protein B3 isoform X1: MEAFSLNMAKGDPKKPKGKMSAYAFFVQTCREEHKKKNPEVPVNFAEFSKKCSERWKTMSTKEKGKFDEMAKADKVRYDREMKDYGPAKGGKKKKDPNAPKRPPSGFFLFCSEFRPKIKSTNPGISIGDVAKKLGEMWNNLSDSEKQPYNNKAGKLKEKYEKDVADYKSKGKFDGAKSAAAKTAAAARKKVEEEEDEEDEEEEEEEEEEDDE, translated from the exons ATGGAAG CGTTTTCTTTAAACATGGCGAAAGGCGACCCCAAGAAGCCGAAAGGAAAAATGTCCGCTTATGCGTTCTTCGTGCAGACATGCCGCGaagaacataaaaagaaaaacccagaagTTCCTGTGAATTTCGCCGAGTTTTCCAAGAAATGTTCCGAGAGGTGGAAG ACCATGTCAACCAAAGAGAAAGGGAAGTTTGATGAGATGGCGAAAGCCGACAAAGTACGATATGATAGAGAAATGAAGGATTACGGTCCagcgaagggagggaagaagaagaaggacccAAATGCGCCCAAGAGGCCGCC GTCTGGATTTTTCCTCTTCTGCTCGGAGTTCCGTCCCAAAATCAAGTCCACCAATCCAGGCATTTCCATCGGAGACGTAGCCAAGAAGCTGGGCGAAATGTGGAACAACCTCAGCGACAGCGAGAAGCAGCCCTACAACAACAAAGCCGGCAAGCTGAAGGAGAAGTATGAGAAG GATGTTGCAGATTACAAGTCTAAAGGCAAATTCGACGGCGCGAAAAGCGCAGCGGCCAAAACCGCCGCAGCAGCCCGGAAAAAagtagaggaggaagaagacgaagaggatgaggaagaggaggaagaggaggaggaggaagatgacgaatga
- the HMGB3 gene encoding high mobility group protein B3 isoform X2 — MAKGDPKKPKGKMSAYAFFVQTCREEHKKKNPEVPVNFAEFSKKCSERWKTMSTKEKGKFDEMAKADKVRYDREMKDYGPAKGGKKKKDPNAPKRPPSGFFLFCSEFRPKIKSTNPGISIGDVAKKLGEMWNNLSDSEKQPYNNKAGKLKEKYEKDVADYKSKGKFDGAKSAAAKTAAAARKKVEEEEDEEDEEEEEEEEEEDDE; from the exons ATGGCGAAAGGCGACCCCAAGAAGCCGAAAGGAAAAATGTCCGCTTATGCGTTCTTCGTGCAGACATGCCGCGaagaacataaaaagaaaaacccagaagTTCCTGTGAATTTCGCCGAGTTTTCCAAGAAATGTTCCGAGAGGTGGAAG ACCATGTCAACCAAAGAGAAAGGGAAGTTTGATGAGATGGCGAAAGCCGACAAAGTACGATATGATAGAGAAATGAAGGATTACGGTCCagcgaagggagggaagaagaagaaggacccAAATGCGCCCAAGAGGCCGCC GTCTGGATTTTTCCTCTTCTGCTCGGAGTTCCGTCCCAAAATCAAGTCCACCAATCCAGGCATTTCCATCGGAGACGTAGCCAAGAAGCTGGGCGAAATGTGGAACAACCTCAGCGACAGCGAGAAGCAGCCCTACAACAACAAAGCCGGCAAGCTGAAGGAGAAGTATGAGAAG GATGTTGCAGATTACAAGTCTAAAGGCAAATTCGACGGCGCGAAAAGCGCAGCGGCCAAAACCGCCGCAGCAGCCCGGAAAAAagtagaggaggaagaagacgaagaggatgaggaagaggaggaagaggaggaggaggaagatgacgaatga